Proteins encoded within one genomic window of Ascaphus truei isolate aAscTru1 chromosome 8, aAscTru1.hap1, whole genome shotgun sequence:
- the ACER1 gene encoding alkaline ceramidase 1: MAPIIFARQSSEIDWCEENYVYSEYIAEYYNTVSNVVFLLVGPLMMYLLHPYARRRTLAVHLVWLMFMLVGLFSTYYHMTLSYLGQLLDEISILWVIALGYSIWFPRPYFPGFIKDRSQWVAAIYITATVTTVMSFVKPAVNAYVLNCITFHILHIVVKEMRKCVDQNMRHLALMSFFWWLVAISCWLSDRFFCDFWRRMNFCYLHSIWHILICVTVVHSNTLFAYFDAQYEIPQCCPRVQYWPLKSFRIGLPYLVINTDSVPKKRC, encoded by the exons ATGGCACCCATTATATTTGCCCGGCAAAGCTCGGAGATCGACTGGTGCGAGGAAAACTATGTGTACTCTGAGTATATTGCAGAATATTATAACACG GTCAGTAATGTGGTATTCCTCCTGGTCGGGCCCCTCATGATGTACCTCCTGCACCCATATGCCCGCAGACGCACTCTGGCTGTACACCTCGTCTGGCTCATGTTTATGTTGGTTG GCCTCTTCTCCACGTATTATCACATGACCTTGAGCTACCTTGGGCAGTTGCTGGATGAGATCTCCATCCTGTGGGTTATTGCCCTGGGGTATTCCATCTGGTTCCCTCGACCTTACTTCCCGGGCTTTATCAAGGACAG gagTCAATGGGTTGCGGCCATCTATATCACAGCCACGGTCACCActgtgatgtcatttgtgaaGCCGGCAGTTAACGCCTATGTCCTGAACTGCATCACCTTCCATATACTGCACATTGTGGTGAAGGAGATGAGGAA GTGTGTGGATCAGAACATGCGTCACTTGGCCCTCATGTCTTTCTTCTGGTGGCTTGTGGCCATCTCGTGTTGGCTCAGTGACCGCTTTTTCTGTGACTTCTGGAGAAGAATGAACTTTTGTTACCTTCACAGCATCTG GCACATCCTCATCTGTGTTACTGTTGTCCATAGTAACACCCTCTTCGCGTATTTTGATGCTCAATATGAGATCCCTCAGTGTTGCCCTCGGGTTCAGTACTGGCCTCTGAAGTCCTTCCGCATCGGTCTGCCATACCTGGTCATCAACACAGACAGTGTACCCAAAAAACGCTGCTAG